A part of Melittangium boletus DSM 14713 genomic DNA contains:
- a CDS encoding ATP-binding protein: MHFVELAVQNVRGFSPAGRFALKTGYLVLKPPTAEPSPLAGLSLALLYADGRGGDASFSASAQKPGKAALTLMGQDGVTYRVLRELGGGGSLHRLNPATKQPELVTQDTTEANQFLRGQVGLPPRTTFDQLFCLYAAQLPSRRPRGLGRATTSASGLRTQSSSGIAAARTHSSPGIAGGLASAQAVLPAQDIPAAEAKQKELEKELILCKEVDNLQFEVDGLNSQVFNLEQKLSSTEGLKEKLREAEALWNAEPTPEKMGLPADIVARAERYGRVLARRDEALARLLADKDLADEEAARLPDIQPLVRNRNFWIAVAAGLLFFGVSLFLSKGARYVALLDVPAFGFAAVLALRYVEELQEKDRVDRRGEMFIAREKKITEEFEAEAGPVRRALDIFDVDTPKDIPPRLQRREQLGAEVAQLRAQLVSLEKHPEFIEAGEQLPIIRQQIELLNAKIEQKGTFVRDMREVERELSRLKESIALARNPQAMAGSPGVEASSGPEPLEDPSPLLLGLAGDVLATDLHAVAGVMRERCVQYFSALTERRYVGVEWDKDGRTSVVGASGRRQPLSELPPREVDLFFLSLRLTLVEKLGTRLKLPLVVEDAFLGVDESRLPLLARMLKHLGTLTQVLHVTPLGGFSQVSDATINL; this comes from the coding sequence ATGCACTTCGTCGAGCTTGCCGTCCAGAATGTCCGGGGCTTCTCCCCGGCCGGCCGTTTCGCCCTGAAAACAGGGTATCTGGTTCTCAAACCGCCCACGGCGGAGCCGAGCCCATTGGCCGGACTGTCGCTCGCGCTGCTGTACGCGGATGGCCGTGGAGGGGACGCGTCCTTCTCCGCCTCCGCACAGAAGCCGGGCAAGGCCGCCCTCACGTTGATGGGCCAGGATGGTGTCACCTACCGCGTGCTGCGCGAGTTGGGCGGAGGGGGCTCGCTGCACCGGCTCAACCCCGCCACGAAGCAGCCGGAGTTGGTGACGCAGGACACCACCGAGGCCAACCAGTTCCTCCGTGGCCAGGTGGGTCTGCCGCCGCGCACCACGTTCGATCAGCTCTTCTGTCTGTATGCCGCGCAGTTGCCCTCACGCCGCCCTCGTGGCCTGGGCCGCGCGACGACCTCGGCTTCCGGTCTGCGCACCCAGTCTTCCTCGGGCATCGCCGCGGCGCGCACGCACTCCTCTCCAGGTATCGCCGGAGGTCTGGCGAGCGCCCAGGCGGTCCTGCCCGCCCAGGACATCCCCGCCGCCGAGGCCAAACAGAAGGAACTGGAGAAGGAACTCATCCTCTGCAAGGAGGTGGACAACCTCCAGTTCGAGGTGGATGGGCTCAACTCCCAGGTCTTCAACCTGGAGCAGAAGCTGAGCAGCACCGAGGGCCTCAAGGAGAAGCTGCGCGAGGCCGAGGCGCTCTGGAACGCCGAGCCCACCCCCGAGAAGATGGGCCTGCCCGCGGACATCGTCGCCCGCGCCGAGCGCTACGGCCGCGTGCTCGCCCGGCGCGACGAGGCCCTCGCGCGGCTCCTGGCCGACAAGGATCTCGCCGACGAGGAGGCCGCGCGCCTGCCAGACATCCAGCCCCTGGTGCGCAACCGCAACTTCTGGATCGCCGTGGCCGCGGGCCTGTTGTTCTTCGGCGTCAGCCTCTTCCTGAGCAAGGGCGCCCGGTACGTGGCGCTGCTGGACGTGCCCGCCTTCGGCTTCGCCGCCGTGCTCGCCCTGCGCTACGTGGAGGAGTTGCAGGAGAAGGACCGGGTGGACCGCCGCGGCGAGATGTTCATCGCCCGTGAGAAGAAGATCACCGAGGAGTTCGAGGCCGAGGCCGGCCCCGTGCGCCGCGCCCTGGACATCTTCGACGTGGACACGCCCAAGGACATTCCCCCCCGGTTGCAGCGCCGCGAACAGCTCGGCGCCGAGGTGGCCCAGCTGCGCGCCCAGCTCGTCTCCCTGGAGAAGCACCCCGAGTTCATCGAGGCGGGTGAGCAACTGCCGATCATCCGCCAGCAGATCGAACTGCTCAACGCGAAGATCGAGCAGAAGGGCACCTTCGTGCGTGACATGCGCGAGGTGGAGCGGGAGTTGTCCCGGCTCAAGGAGTCCATCGCGCTCGCCCGCAACCCGCAGGCCATGGCCGGCTCCCCGGGTGTCGAGGCCTCCAGTGGTCCGGAGCCCCTGGAGGATCCCTCGCCGTTGCTGCTCGGGCTGGCCGGGGACGTGCTGGCCACGGATCTGCATGCCGTGGCGGGCGTGATGCGCGAGCGGTGCGTGCAGTATTTCAGCGCCCTCACCGAGCGCCGCTATGTCGGCGTGGAGTGGGACAAGGACGGGCGTACGTCGGTGGTGGGTGCCTCGGGCCGGCGTCAGCCGCTCTCGGAGTTGCCCCCGCGCGAGGTGGATCTCTTCTTCCTGAGCCTGCGGTTGACCCTGGTGGAGAAGCTGGGCACGCGCCTCAAGTTGCCCCTCGTCGTCGAGGATGCCTTCCTGGGCGTGGATGAGTCCCGGCTGCCGTTGCTGGCCCGGATGCTCAAGCACCTGGGGACGCTGACGCAGGTGCTGCACGTCACGCCGCTGGGCGGCTTCTCCCAGGTGTCGGACGCGACGATTAACCTGTAG
- a CDS encoding KH domain-containing protein, with translation MEQLILYLVRSLVDHPDQVALRASEVDGARLYELKVSPEDVGKVIGRDGRTVGALRTLIGAASQKHGQKVRLEIQDDRRTQPSPAAPPEGP, from the coding sequence GTGGAGCAACTCATCCTCTATCTGGTGCGGTCCCTGGTCGATCATCCCGACCAGGTCGCCTTGCGTGCGTCCGAGGTGGACGGGGCCCGGCTCTATGAGCTGAAGGTCTCCCCCGAGGACGTGGGCAAGGTCATCGGCCGTGACGGGCGCACCGTGGGTGCCCTCCGGACGTTGATCGGCGCCGCGTCCCAGAAGCATGGGCAGAAGGTCCGCCTGGAGATCCAGGACGATCGGCGCACCCAGCCGTCCCCCGCCGCCCCTCCCGAAGGCCCGTGA
- the rlmN gene encoding 23S rRNA (adenine(2503)-C(2))-methyltransferase RlmN gives MQNELPNADLESPAPVLPTPAPAPVKLTEVSSLTLEGLTRFLTEELGERSFRAGQLYRWMHQRGATSFDEMTDLSKALREKLKQRAEIVPLVKDAEQRSVDGTIKYRWKTRDGRYIESVYMPSEDRKTLCVSTQVGCAMACTFCMTGTLGLKRNLTPGEIVAQVHAVNREVRKNEGLETLRPLSNLVFMGMGEPLHNFENLKTSLAILQSQDGPNFSHRHITVSTVGLVPMIERFGQETDVKLAISLNASTDEQRSKTMPVNRKWNIAALLDACRKFPLRQGRRITFEYVLLRDFNDTDEDAARLIQLLEGIPAKVNLIPYNENPGLGFQTTMDQRAERFRELLCEGHVAAFIRQNRGRDIAGACGQLANRGGENASESSQSPELP, from the coding sequence ATGCAGAACGAGCTTCCCAACGCCGACCTCGAGAGCCCGGCCCCCGTGTTGCCCACTCCGGCCCCCGCCCCCGTGAAGCTCACGGAGGTCTCCAGCCTCACCCTGGAAGGGCTCACTCGTTTTCTGACCGAGGAGCTGGGCGAGCGCTCCTTCCGCGCGGGTCAGCTCTACCGCTGGATGCATCAGCGCGGGGCCACGTCCTTCGATGAGATGACGGACCTGTCCAAGGCGCTGCGCGAGAAGCTCAAGCAGCGCGCGGAGATCGTCCCCCTGGTCAAGGACGCCGAGCAGCGCTCGGTGGATGGGACCATCAAGTACCGGTGGAAAACCCGGGATGGCCGCTACATCGAGTCCGTCTACATGCCCTCCGAGGACCGCAAGACGCTGTGCGTGTCCACCCAGGTGGGGTGCGCCATGGCGTGCACCTTCTGCATGACGGGCACCCTGGGGCTCAAGCGCAACCTCACTCCCGGGGAGATCGTCGCCCAGGTGCATGCGGTCAACCGCGAGGTGCGCAAGAACGAGGGCCTGGAGACGCTGCGCCCCCTGTCCAACCTGGTGTTCATGGGCATGGGCGAGCCCCTGCACAACTTCGAGAACCTGAAGACGTCGCTCGCCATCCTCCAGTCCCAGGACGGGCCGAACTTCAGCCACCGCCACATCACCGTGTCCACCGTGGGCCTCGTGCCGATGATCGAGCGCTTCGGGCAGGAGACGGACGTGAAGCTCGCCATCTCCCTCAACGCGAGCACCGACGAGCAGCGCTCCAAGACGATGCCCGTCAACCGCAAGTGGAACATCGCGGCGCTGCTCGACGCCTGCCGCAAGTTCCCCCTGCGCCAGGGCCGCCGCATCACCTTCGAGTACGTGCTGCTGCGCGACTTCAACGACACCGACGAGGACGCCGCGCGCCTCATCCAGCTGCTCGAGGGCATCCCCGCCAAGGTGAACCTGATTCCCTACAACGAGAACCCCGGCCTGGGTTTCCAGACGACGATGGACCAGCGGGCCGAGCGCTTCCGGGAATTGCTGTGCGAGGGGCACGTGGCGGCCTTCATCCGGCAGAATCGGGGGCGGGACATCGCCGGCGCGTGTGGCCAGTTGGCCAACCGGGGAGGGGAGAACGCCTCGGAATCGTCGCAAAGCCCCGAGCTTCCTTGA
- the trmD gene encoding tRNA (guanosine(37)-N1)-methyltransferase TrmD — protein MYPVEVLTLFPDSVQGYLGASILGKAREKGLLGVTVTYVRDFAEGKHRVTDDAPYGGGAGMVMKPEPLVSALEAARARAPAGTKALLMSPRGPTFTQARARELAQEPGLILVCGRYEGVDERVMPYLDGELSLGDFILTGGEVAALAVVDAVARLLPGVLGNEASSVTESFEENLLEHPHYTRPPVFRGAEVPAILQEGNHARIARWRRWHALRLTRERRPDLFARLALSKADLKLLSKTEEEL, from the coding sequence ATGTACCCCGTGGAGGTGCTGACGCTCTTCCCGGACAGCGTCCAGGGCTATCTGGGCGCGAGCATTCTCGGCAAGGCACGCGAGAAGGGACTGCTCGGCGTCACCGTCACGTACGTGCGGGATTTCGCCGAGGGCAAGCATCGGGTCACCGACGACGCGCCCTACGGAGGCGGCGCCGGCATGGTGATGAAGCCCGAGCCCCTGGTGTCCGCCCTGGAGGCCGCTCGGGCCCGTGCCCCCGCGGGGACCAAGGCCCTGCTGATGAGCCCGCGGGGGCCCACGTTCACCCAGGCACGTGCTCGCGAACTCGCCCAGGAGCCCGGGCTGATCCTCGTGTGTGGCCGTTACGAGGGCGTGGATGAGCGCGTCATGCCCTACCTGGATGGCGAGCTGTCCCTGGGGGACTTCATCCTCACCGGGGGGGAGGTGGCCGCCCTGGCCGTGGTGGACGCCGTGGCGCGGCTGCTGCCCGGGGTGCTGGGCAACGAGGCCTCCAGTGTCACCGAGAGCTTCGAGGAGAACCTGCTCGAGCACCCCCATTACACCCGGCCGCCCGTCTTCCGGGGCGCCGAGGTGCCCGCCATCCTGCAGGAGGGCAACCACGCGCGCATCGCCCGGTGGCGGCGCTGGCACGCGTTGCGGCTCACCCGCGAGCGGCGCCCGGATCTGTTCGCCCGCCTGGCGCTGAGCAAGGCGGATCTGAAGCTGTTGTCGAAAACCGAGGAGGAATTGTAG
- the rplS gene encoding 50S ribosomal protein L19, whose translation MRRSAIEYVEAKHLRQDVTAFQTGDSVRVHWKVKEGDKERVQAFEGLVIRKTKGYNRATFTVRKVSFGVGVERIFPVHSPRYEKIEVLSRGHVNRNRLFYIRNLKGKASRVETQEDAEMRRASKTTAKAKA comes from the coding sequence ATGCGTCGCAGCGCTATCGAGTACGTGGAGGCCAAGCACCTCCGTCAGGACGTCACCGCGTTCCAAACGGGTGACTCGGTTCGAGTTCACTGGAAGGTCAAGGAAGGCGACAAGGAGCGCGTGCAGGCGTTCGAGGGCCTCGTCATCCGCAAGACGAAGGGCTACAACCGCGCCACCTTCACCGTGCGCAAGGTCTCTTTCGGCGTCGGCGTGGAGCGCATCTTCCCGGTGCACAGCCCCCGCTACGAGAAGATCGAGGTCCTCAGCCGCGGCCACGTGAACCGCAACCGCCTCTTCTACATCCGCAACCTCAAGGGCAAGGCCTCCCGCGTGGAGACCCAGGAGGACGCCGAGATGCGTCGCGCCTCCAAGACCACCGCCAAGGCCAAGGCCTAG
- the sdhB gene encoding succinate dehydrogenase iron-sulfur subunit — protein MDNATTTQAPVSTKGKKVTFRIWRQDGPDQAGRYDEFELEYRPGANVVSCLMEIQRNPVTKDGRKVPPVIWDAACLEEVCGSCAMNINGRVRMACSALIDRIVGDGEAVITLQPMSKFPVTRDLSVNRDRMFDALKRVKAWINIDGTHDLGPGPRQSAADHGVMYKLSTCITCGSCLEACPQVTIDNEFMGAAAISQARLFNMNPTGKMNAEERVRGLMGPGGIQDCGKAQNCVKVCPKEIPLTTSIAVMNREVSKQIIKDIFFNQGDEKKATGGPG, from the coding sequence GGCGCCTGTCAGCACCAAGGGCAAGAAAGTCACCTTCCGCATCTGGCGCCAGGACGGTCCGGATCAGGCGGGGCGCTACGACGAGTTCGAGCTGGAGTACCGCCCGGGCGCCAACGTCGTCTCCTGTCTCATGGAGATCCAGCGCAACCCCGTCACCAAGGACGGGCGCAAGGTGCCCCCGGTCATCTGGGACGCCGCGTGCCTGGAAGAGGTGTGCGGCAGCTGCGCGATGAACATCAACGGCCGGGTGCGCATGGCGTGCTCGGCGCTCATCGATCGCATCGTCGGGGACGGGGAGGCCGTCATCACCCTGCAGCCGATGAGCAAGTTCCCCGTCACGCGCGATCTGTCGGTGAACCGCGACCGCATGTTCGACGCGCTCAAGCGCGTCAAGGCGTGGATCAACATCGACGGCACGCATGACCTGGGCCCCGGCCCGCGCCAGTCCGCCGCGGACCATGGCGTCATGTACAAGCTGTCCACGTGCATCACGTGCGGCAGCTGCCTGGAGGCCTGCCCCCAGGTGACGATCGACAACGAATTCATGGGCGCCGCCGCCATCAGCCAGGCGCGGCTCTTCAACATGAACCCCACGGGCAAGATGAACGCCGAGGAGCGCGTGCGCGGGCTCATGGGCCCGGGCGGCATCCAGGACTGTGGCAAGGCCCAGAACTGCGTGAAGGTGTGTCCCAAGGAGATCCCGCTCACCACCTCCATCGCGGTGATGAACCGCGAGGTGAGCAAGCAGATCATCAAGGACATCTTCTTCAACCAGGGCGACGAGAAGAAGGCGACGGGCGGTCCCGGCTAG
- a CDS encoding cytochrome P450 family protein → MPLELKLNTPEMLKDPYPTYTRLRRDSPVAIMQRPLLGKTWVLTRYEDVVNAFNDPRFAHNRRTVTNEPSALDRWYVPKLIKAFQSNMLASDPPDHRRLRNLVQKAFTPGRVEEIRDTVVRVVNELLDAAEKKERVDLIADFALPLPLTIISMMMGVPEEDRFKFHEWTAELLDASTASPLKMMGQFANAYKLQRFFRKLIHTRRKQPSDDLLSALVQAEEQGDRLNEDELVSMIFLILLAGHETTVNLIGNGVLALLQHPDQLQKLRENPDLIVPGVEELLRYGNAVEQSAVHFATEDITLHGELIPRGGMVLLLISSANRDERAFPDPDKLDLARTPNRHLGLGMGAHFCLGAPLARMEGRIGIQTLVNRFPKLRLAIPEEELQWRSSITLRGLKELPVHLT, encoded by the coding sequence ATGCCCCTCGAGTTGAAGCTCAATACGCCCGAGATGTTGAAGGATCCCTATCCCACCTATACCCGGCTGAGGCGGGACTCGCCCGTGGCCATCATGCAGCGGCCCCTGTTGGGCAAGACGTGGGTCCTCACGCGCTACGAGGACGTGGTCAACGCGTTCAATGATCCCCGCTTCGCCCACAACCGGCGCACCGTCACCAATGAGCCGAGCGCGCTGGACCGCTGGTACGTGCCCAAGCTCATCAAGGCCTTCCAGAGCAACATGCTGGCGAGTGATCCGCCCGATCACCGCCGCCTGCGCAACCTGGTCCAGAAGGCCTTCACCCCAGGCCGGGTCGAGGAGATCCGAGACACGGTGGTGCGGGTCGTCAACGAGCTGCTCGATGCCGCGGAGAAGAAGGAGCGCGTGGACCTCATCGCCGACTTCGCCCTCCCCCTGCCCCTGACCATCATCTCGATGATGATGGGCGTGCCCGAGGAGGATCGCTTCAAGTTCCACGAATGGACGGCGGAGCTATTGGACGCGTCCACGGCGAGCCCCCTCAAGATGATGGGCCAGTTCGCCAACGCCTACAAACTGCAGCGCTTCTTCCGCAAGCTCATCCACACGCGCCGCAAACAGCCGAGCGATGATCTCCTGTCCGCGCTCGTGCAGGCCGAGGAGCAGGGAGATCGCCTGAACGAGGATGAGCTCGTCTCGATGATCTTCCTCATCCTGCTGGCGGGTCACGAGACCACGGTGAATCTCATCGGCAACGGTGTCCTCGCGCTGCTCCAACACCCGGATCAGCTCCAGAAGCTGCGCGAGAACCCCGACCTCATCGTCCCGGGGGTCGAGGAGTTGCTGCGTTACGGCAACGCCGTGGAGCAGTCCGCGGTCCACTTCGCCACGGAGGACATCACGCTGCACGGAGAACTCATCCCCCGCGGAGGCATGGTGCTGCTGCTCATCTCCTCGGCGAACCGCGACGAGCGGGCCTTTCCCGACCCGGACAAGCTCGATCTCGCCCGGACGCCCAACCGCCACCTGGGCCTGGGCATGGGCGCGCACTTCTGTCTGGGCGCGCCGCTCGCGCGGATGGAGGGACGCATCGGCATCCAGACGCTCGTGAACCGCTTCCCCAAGCTGCGGCTGGCCATCCCCGAGGAGGAGCTGCAGTGGCGCAGCAGCATCACCCTGCGCGGACTCAAGGAGCTGCCCGTTCACCTCACCTGA
- a CDS encoding YraN family protein, with the protein MEREGAKVERKQWGDEGEEAAVCFLVSQGYRIRARNYACRHGELDVVAERGDVLCFVEVRMRSTAAWGDPSQTVSFAKQRRVVKTALHYLGTHGVRDRMLRFDVISVVGRGERATVEHLPGAFDAGM; encoded by the coding sequence ATGGAACGGGAAGGGGCGAAGGTGGAGCGCAAGCAGTGGGGCGACGAGGGCGAGGAGGCGGCGGTGTGCTTCCTGGTGTCCCAGGGGTACCGGATCCGGGCGCGCAACTACGCGTGCCGCCATGGGGAACTGGACGTGGTGGCCGAGCGGGGAGATGTCTTGTGCTTCGTGGAGGTGCGCATGCGCTCCACGGCGGCCTGGGGAGATCCTTCCCAGACGGTCTCCTTCGCCAAGCAGCGCAGGGTGGTGAAGACGGCGCTGCACTACCTGGGGACGCACGGCGTGCGCGACCGGATGCTGCGCTTCGATGTCATCTCGGTGGTGGGCCGCGGCGAGCGCGCGACGGTGGAGCATCTGCCGGGCGCGTTCGACGCCGGCATGTGA
- the sucD gene encoding succinate--CoA ligase subunit alpha, giving the protein MSILVNENTKVLCQGITGSAGSFHTKQMLEYGTKMVGGVTPGKGGTDFEGKVPVFNTVADAVKQTGANTSVIFVPPPFAADSIMEAADAGISLIITITEGIPVNDMVRAKRYIQGKPGVRLIGPNCPGVITPGAKCKIGIMPGHIHKPGRIGVVSRSGTLTYEAVHQLTQLGLGQSTAVGIGGDPVNGTDFVDVLKLFNDDPETDAVIMIGEIGGSAEEAGAEYVAREFKKPIAGFIAGQSAPPGKRMGHAGAIISGGKGTASEKIKAMEAAGFVMAASPAELGTTLQEAIKRGPAKKR; this is encoded by the coding sequence ATGAGCATCCTCGTCAATGAGAACACGAAGGTCCTCTGCCAGGGCATCACCGGCTCGGCGGGTTCGTTCCACACCAAGCAGATGTTGGAGTACGGCACGAAGATGGTCGGTGGTGTGACGCCCGGCAAGGGCGGCACCGACTTCGAGGGCAAGGTCCCCGTGTTCAACACGGTGGCCGACGCGGTGAAGCAGACCGGCGCGAACACCTCGGTCATCTTCGTTCCGCCCCCCTTCGCCGCGGACTCCATCATGGAGGCCGCCGACGCGGGCATCTCCCTCATCATCACCATCACCGAGGGCATCCCCGTCAACGACATGGTGCGCGCCAAGCGCTACATCCAGGGCAAGCCGGGCGTGCGCCTCATCGGCCCCAACTGCCCGGGCGTCATCACCCCTGGCGCCAAGTGCAAGATCGGCATCATGCCGGGCCACATCCACAAGCCGGGCCGCATCGGCGTGGTGTCGCGCTCGGGCACGCTCACCTACGAGGCCGTGCACCAGCTCACCCAGCTGGGCCTGGGCCAGTCCACCGCGGTGGGCATCGGTGGCGATCCGGTCAACGGCACGGACTTCGTGGACGTGCTCAAGCTCTTCAATGACGACCCGGAGACGGACGCCGTCATCATGATCGGCGAAATCGGCGGTAGCGCCGAGGAGGCCGGTGCCGAGTACGTGGCGCGTGAGTTCAAGAAGCCCATCGCGGGATTCATCGCCGGCCAGTCGGCGCCCCCGGGCAAGCGCATGGGCCACGCGGGCGCGATCATCTCCGGAGGCAAGGGCACCGCCTCCGAGAAGATCAAGGCCATGGAGGCCGCGGGCTTCGTGATGGCCGCGAGCCCCGCCGAGCTCGGCACCACGCTGCAGGAGGCCATCAAGCGTGGCCCCGCGAAGAAGCGCTAG
- the rpsP gene encoding 30S ribosomal protein S16, translating to MAVVLRLARAGAKKKPYYHVVATDSRNPRDGKFIEAVGAYDPNHNPAKVEFNADRLEYWLKSGALPSETVGELIKRHKRAAATPAS from the coding sequence ATGGCCGTTGTTCTCCGTCTCGCCCGCGCGGGCGCCAAGAAGAAGCCGTACTACCACGTGGTGGCCACCGACTCCCGTAACCCCCGGGACGGTAAGTTCATCGAGGCCGTGGGCGCCTACGACCCGAACCACAACCCCGCCAAGGTGGAGTTCAACGCGGATCGTCTGGAGTACTGGCTGAAGAGCGGCGCGCTGCCCTCCGAGACCGTTGGCGAGCTCATCAAGCGCCACAAGCGCGCCGCCGCTACTCCCGCCTCCTAG
- the ndk gene encoding nucleoside-diphosphate kinase produces MAIERTLSIIKPDGLQKGVIGKVISRFEEKGLKPVAIRLQQLSQAQAEGFYAVHKARPFFKDLVNFMISGPVVLMVLEGENAVLANRDIMGATNPANAAPGTIRRDFATSIDQNTVHGSDSLENAKIEIAYFFRETEVHGYEYSGKK; encoded by the coding sequence ATGGCCATCGAGCGTACGCTGTCCATCATCAAGCCGGACGGTCTGCAGAAGGGCGTCATCGGCAAGGTCATCTCCCGCTTCGAGGAGAAGGGTCTCAAGCCGGTCGCCATCCGCCTGCAGCAGCTGTCGCAGGCCCAGGCCGAGGGGTTCTACGCCGTCCACAAGGCGCGCCCCTTCTTCAAGGACCTGGTGAACTTCATGATCTCCGGCCCCGTGGTGCTCATGGTGCTGGAGGGTGAGAACGCCGTCCTGGCCAACCGCGACATCATGGGCGCCACCAACCCGGCCAACGCGGCCCCTGGCACCATCCGCCGCGACTTCGCCACCAGCATCGATCAGAACACGGTGCACGGCTCGGACAGCCTGGAGAACGCCAAGATCGAGATCGCGTACTTCTTCCGCGAGACCGAGGTCCACGGCTACGAGTACTCCGGCAAGAAGTAG
- the rimM gene encoding ribosome maturation factor RimM (Essential for efficient processing of 16S rRNA), with product MTLKPHLELGYVARAHGLKGEVAVRPFDPASETLDFVERVLVRTRAGQERLLRIESVRPTPKETLVVFEAVERREDAEALVGGTVLVFREDLEPPAEDEYFQGDLVGLTAVDAAGHVLGRVEELWDTGEVPNLVIRAEGREELVVPFADDFVSTVDIPGGKLVVKPPEYLEAGGSEPEGEE from the coding sequence GTGACGCTCAAGCCCCATCTCGAGCTGGGCTACGTGGCCCGCGCCCATGGTCTCAAGGGCGAGGTGGCCGTGCGGCCCTTCGATCCGGCCTCCGAGACGCTGGATTTCGTCGAGCGCGTGCTCGTGCGCACCCGCGCGGGCCAGGAGCGCCTGCTGCGCATCGAGTCGGTGCGTCCCACTCCCAAGGAAACCCTCGTGGTCTTCGAGGCGGTGGAGCGCCGCGAGGATGCCGAGGCGCTCGTGGGTGGCACGGTGCTCGTGTTCCGCGAGGATCTCGAGCCCCCCGCCGAGGACGAGTACTTCCAGGGCGACCTGGTGGGACTCACCGCGGTGGACGCGGCGGGCCATGTGCTTGGCCGCGTGGAAGAGCTCTGGGACACCGGGGAGGTGCCCAACCTCGTCATCCGCGCCGAGGGCCGCGAGGAGTTGGTGGTGCCCTTCGCCGATGACTTCGTCTCCACCGTGGACATCCCGGGCGGCAAGCTCGTGGTGAAGCCGCCGGAGTATCTGGAGGCGGGCGGGAGCGAGCCGGAAGGGGAGGAGTGA
- the sucC gene encoding ADP-forming succinate--CoA ligase subunit beta — translation MKIHEYQGKEVFRKYGVPTPRGILATTPDEAEKAAKELGTSVVVVKAQIHAGGRGKGGGVKLAKSPAEAKQLAQQMIGMKLKTIQTGPEGQTVNKVYIEEGLAIGQELYLGVTLDRATSRITFMASREGGVEIEEVAEKHPEKILREAVDPVSGFQDFQGRKLAFGLGLTGPTVNKFVQFCSALYRVYTEADASLVEINPLVITKEGGVVALDAKVDFEENALYRHKDLLAYRDLAEEEPREIQAKEHDLAYIALDGNIGCMVNGAGLAMATMDTIKLVGGNPANFLDVGGGASKEKVTAAFKLILADPAVKAVLVNIFGGIMKCDVIAEGIIAAAKEVQLKIPLVVRLEGTNVQQGKDLLSNSGLAITPADNLRQAAEKAVAAVK, via the coding sequence ATGAAGATCCACGAGTACCAGGGCAAGGAAGTCTTCCGGAAGTATGGGGTCCCCACGCCGCGAGGCATCCTCGCGACCACTCCCGACGAGGCCGAGAAGGCCGCGAAGGAGCTGGGCACCTCGGTGGTCGTCGTGAAGGCCCAGATCCACGCGGGCGGCCGCGGCAAGGGCGGCGGCGTGAAGCTCGCCAAGAGCCCCGCCGAGGCGAAGCAGCTCGCCCAGCAGATGATCGGCATGAAGCTCAAGACGATCCAGACCGGGCCCGAGGGCCAGACGGTCAACAAGGTCTACATCGAGGAGGGCTTGGCCATCGGTCAGGAGCTGTACCTCGGCGTGACGCTGGATCGCGCCACCTCGCGCATCACCTTCATGGCTTCCCGCGAGGGCGGCGTGGAGATCGAGGAAGTGGCCGAGAAGCACCCGGAGAAGATCCTCCGCGAGGCGGTGGATCCGGTGTCGGGCTTCCAGGACTTCCAGGGCCGCAAGCTGGCGTTCGGCCTGGGCCTGACGGGTCCCACGGTGAACAAGTTCGTGCAGTTCTGCTCCGCGCTCTACCGCGTGTACACCGAGGCGGACGCGTCCCTGGTGGAGATCAACCCGCTGGTCATCACCAAGGAGGGCGGCGTGGTGGCGCTCGACGCGAAGGTGGACTTCGAGGAGAACGCGCTCTACCGGCACAAGGATCTGCTCGCCTACCGCGATCTGGCGGAGGAGGAGCCGCGGGAGATCCAGGCCAAGGAGCATGATCTGGCGTACATCGCGCTGGACGGCAACATCGGCTGCATGGTGAACGGCGCGGGTCTGGCCATGGCCACCATGGACACCATCAAGCTGGTGGGCGGCAATCCCGCCAACTTCCTGGACGTGGGCGGCGGCGCGAGCAAGGAGAAGGTCACTGCGGCCTTCAAGCTCATCCTCGCCGATCCGGCCGTGAAGGCGGTGCTCGTCAACATCTTCGGCGGCATCATGAAGTGCGACGTCATCGCCGAGGGCATCATCGCCGCGGCCAAGGAAGTGCAACTCAAGATCCCGCTCGTGGTTCGCCTCGAGGGCACCAACGTGCAGCAGGGCAAGGACTTGCTGAGCAATTCCGGCCTCGCCATCACCCCCGCCGACAACCTCCGCCAGGCCGCCGAGAAGGCCGTCGCCGCGGTGAAGTAG